One part of the Lycium ferocissimum isolate CSIRO_LF1 chromosome 8, AGI_CSIRO_Lferr_CH_V1, whole genome shotgun sequence genome encodes these proteins:
- the LOC132066787 gene encoding uncharacterized protein LOC132066787 translates to MLPFPKLCFILFLGFFFLPILVPALIVISMTLILLFPAWSVCMFGLILPEIIYKCPKKISHSIEGSEESQISLELDPSEFPFDLSESEEDESGMDETYIVCIDQESSRMTTFPKIRGQKSFDELMSFWRRQVEEK, encoded by the exons ATGCTTCCATTTCCCAAGCTatgtttcattctttttcttggcttcttttttcttccaattttggtccctgCTTTGATTGTCATCTCAATGACTTTAATCTTACTATTTCCAGCATGGTCagtgtgcatgtttggtttaaTATTGCCagagattatatataaatgtccCAAAAAGATCTCTCATTCAATTGAAGGAAGTGAGGAGAGCcaaattagtttggaattggaccCTTCTGAATTTCCTTTTGATCTTAGTGAATCAGAAGAAGATGAATCTGGGATGGATGAAACATACATAGTTTGTATTGATCAAGAATCGAGTCGTATGACAACATTTCCTAAGATTCGTGGACAAAAATCG TTTGATGAATTGATGTCATTTTGGAGAAGGCAAGTTGAAGAAAAGTAG